A DNA window from Acetilactobacillus jinshanensis contains the following coding sequences:
- the rpsS gene encoding 30S ribosomal protein S19: MSRSLKKGPFADKSLLKKIKAQKGKDKKTLIKTWSRRSTIFPSFIGNTIAVYNGRQHVPVYIQEDMVGHKLGEFVPTRTFHGHGTNSDDTAADKTTK, encoded by the coding sequence ATGAGTCGTAGTTTGAAAAAAGGACCTTTTGCTGATAAATCTTTATTAAAGAAGATCAAAGCGCAAAAAGGTAAAGATAAGAAGACATTAATTAAGACTTGGTCACGTCGTTCTACGATTTTCCCAAGCTTCATTGGTAACACCATTGCCGTATATAACGGTCGTCAACACGTTCCGGTATATATCCAAGAAGATATGGTTGGCCATAAGTTAGGTGAATTCGTACCAACTCGTACGTTCCATGGCCATGGCACTAACAGTGATGACACTGCTGCCGATAAGACTACTAAATAA
- the rplD gene encoding 50S ribosomal protein L4: MTSVALYKQDGSKNGSVKLNDDIFGIKPNNNVEFDAVLMQRASQRQGTADTKSRGERRGGGKKPWRQKGTGRARQGSIRDPQWRKGGIVFGPTPRSYNYHLPKKVTKLATKSALSDKVAAGDLYVVDSLKFNAPKTKKMSQLLAGLKDSSKTLLVLESGNHKAALAARNLPNVMTITGKGINTLDVMDHRKVVMTKAALAEVEEVLA, from the coding sequence ATGACTAGCGTTGCATTATACAAACAAGATGGTAGCAAGAATGGTAGCGTTAAATTAAACGATGACATTTTTGGTATTAAACCGAACAACAATGTTGAATTCGATGCAGTTCTAATGCAAAGAGCATCACAACGACAAGGCACCGCTGATACTAAATCACGTGGTGAACGTCGTGGTGGTGGTAAGAAGCCATGGCGCCAAAAGGGTACTGGTCGTGCTCGTCAAGGTTCCATTCGTGATCCGCAATGGCGTAAAGGTGGAATTGTATTTGGCCCTACTCCTCGTTCTTACAATTACCATCTTCCAAAGAAAGTTACTAAGTTAGCTACTAAGTCTGCTTTATCAGACAAAGTCGCTGCTGGTGACTTATACGTCGTTGATTCATTGAAATTCAACGCACCTAAGACTAAGAAAATGAGTCAGTTATTAGCTGGCTTAAAAGACTCATCCAAGACATTACTTGTCTTAGAATCTGGTAATCATAAAGCTGCTTTAGCTGCTCGTAACTTACCTAACGTTATGACCATTACTGGTAAAGGTATTAACACCTTAGACGTTATGGATCACCGTAAAGTGGTTATGACTAAAGCTGCTTTAGCCGAAGTAGAGGAGGTACTCGCATAA
- the rplW gene encoding 50S ribosomal protein L23: MESRDVLLRPVITEASTDRMDQKKYTFDVDLRATKTQVKKAVEDVFGVKVTKVNIMNVRGKLKREGSFVGYTSRSRKAIVTLSKDSKKINVFNKSNNK; this comes from the coding sequence ATGGAATCACGTGATGTACTTTTACGTCCCGTAATTACCGAAGCATCAACTGATCGTATGGACCAGAAGAAGTACACTTTTGATGTTGACCTACGGGCTACCAAGACCCAAGTTAAAAAGGCTGTCGAGGATGTTTTTGGTGTTAAAGTTACTAAAGTTAACATTATGAACGTTCGAGGCAAGCTTAAGCGAGAAGGAAGTTTCGTTGGTTACACTAGTCGTAGTCGTAAAGCCATCGTTACTTTATCCAAAGACTCGAAGAAGATTAATGTATTTAACAAGAGTAATAATAAATAA
- the rplB gene encoding 50S ribosomal protein L2, with protein sequence MANKLYKPTSNGRRNMTNIDYKVATKNNPEKSLLANRKAQSGRNNGGKITVRHHGAGVKRRYRLIDFKRTKDGVPAIVKSIQYDPNRTANIALIYYVDGVKSYILAPQGLHVGDKVESGPDADIKVGDALPLKNIPDGTTIHNVELKHGKGGQLARSAGTSAHLLGKQGKYVLVKLPSGEVRLVLATNRASIGALSNAEHSLVVSGKAGRTRRLGKRPHVTGSAMNPNDHPHGGGDAHTTVGYPSPLSPWHKKTVGKKTRSKKARSNKFIVRRRKQSKM encoded by the coding sequence ATGGCTAACAAATTATACAAGCCCACCAGTAATGGTCGCCGTAATATGACTAATATCGACTACAAAGTTGCTACTAAAAACAACCCTGAAAAGTCCTTATTAGCTAACCGTAAGGCCCAATCCGGTCGAAACAACGGTGGTAAGATTACGGTTCGTCACCATGGTGCTGGTGTTAAGCGTCGTTACCGTTTAATCGATTTTAAGCGGACTAAAGATGGCGTTCCCGCAATTGTTAAGTCAATCCAATACGATCCTAACCGAACTGCCAATATTGCCCTCATCTATTATGTTGATGGTGTTAAATCTTATATTTTAGCACCACAGGGCTTACATGTTGGTGACAAAGTTGAATCCGGTCCTGACGCTGACATTAAAGTCGGTGATGCACTTCCGTTAAAGAATATTCCAGATGGAACCACCATTCATAATGTTGAATTAAAACATGGCAAAGGTGGTCAGTTAGCTCGTTCTGCTGGTACTTCTGCTCACTTATTAGGTAAGCAGGGCAAGTACGTATTAGTTAAATTACCATCAGGTGAAGTTCGTTTAGTATTAGCTACTAATCGTGCATCAATTGGTGCATTAAGTAATGCTGAACACTCATTAGTAGTAAGTGGTAAAGCTGGTCGTACCCGTCGATTAGGCAAACGTCCACATGTTACTGGTTCTGCTATGAACCCTAACGACCATCCGCATGGTGGTGGTGATGCTCATACCACTGTTGGTTACCCATCTCCATTATCTCCATGGCATAAGAAGACTGTTGGTAAAAAGACCCGTTCAAAGAAAGCTCGTTCAAACAAGTTTATTGTTCGTCGTCGTAAGCAGTCCAAGATGTAA
- the fusA gene encoding elongation factor G, producing MANAREFPLEKTRNIGIIAHIDAGKTTTTERILYYTGKIHKIGETQDGDSQMDWMSEEKDRGITITSAATTAEWKDHRINIIDTPGHVDFTAEVERSLRVLDGAITVLDANAGVEPQTETVWRQAAQFRVPNIVFVNKMDKIGANFDASVKSLHTKLGANAHAIQMPIGAEDNFKGVIDLIDMKADIYDKDKMGAKWDTVPVPAKYLPQAKKRRQQLIEAVCDVDNDLMAKYLSGSPISNAEIKAAIRKATLELKFFPVLAGSAYKNKGVQMLLDAVLDYLPSPLDIHPYEAKDPETNKIVELKANDKKPFAALAFKIATDPFVGRLTYIRVYQGTLPAGSYILNATKNKRERASRLLQMHANQRHEIPEVFSGDIAAVIGLKNTGTGDSLTAQDHPLHLESMDFPDPVISVSVGPKTKADQGKMDNALQKLSEEDPTFKTHTDQETGQTIISGMGELHLTIIIERMRREFHVQCRVGKPQVAYREEFTKPTKANGKFIRQNGGKGQYGDVWVEFTPTKPGEGYKFEDAIVGGVVPREFIPSVSKGIQGAMKNGVLAGYPLIDLKAKLYDGSYHPVDSSQASFETAGALALKEAAKTAHPVILEPIMKTDVVIPKEFMGDVMGEITARRGKIRGMAEKNKAETLHCFTPLSEMFGYATNLRSATKGRGTFTMTFDHYAPVPKSLQKKIIEKNGGSTESSKN from the coding sequence ATGGCTAACGCTCGAGAATTTCCACTTGAGAAGACCCGTAACATCGGAATTATCGCTCATATTGATGCCGGTAAAACGACTACTACTGAACGTATTCTGTATTACACTGGTAAGATCCATAAGATTGGTGAAACCCAAGATGGTGATAGCCAAATGGATTGGATGAGTGAAGAAAAAGATCGTGGTATCACGATCACTTCTGCCGCTACTACTGCCGAGTGGAAAGATCACCGAATTAACATTATTGATACGCCAGGACATGTTGACTTCACTGCTGAAGTTGAACGTTCCTTACGTGTATTAGATGGTGCTATTACCGTCTTAGATGCTAACGCCGGTGTTGAACCGCAAACTGAAACCGTATGGCGTCAAGCTGCTCAATTCCGTGTTCCAAATATCGTCTTTGTTAATAAGATGGATAAAATTGGTGCTAACTTCGATGCATCAGTTAAGTCATTACACACCAAGTTAGGTGCTAATGCTCATGCCATTCAAATGCCAATCGGTGCCGAAGATAACTTCAAAGGTGTTATTGACTTGATCGATATGAAAGCCGATATTTATGATAAAGATAAGATGGGTGCTAAGTGGGATACCGTTCCAGTTCCTGCTAAGTACTTACCACAAGCTAAGAAGCGTCGTCAGCAGTTAATCGAAGCTGTATGTGACGTTGATAACGACTTAATGGCTAAATACTTATCTGGTAGCCCAATTTCTAATGCTGAAATCAAAGCTGCTATTCGTAAAGCTACTTTAGAATTAAAGTTCTTCCCAGTCTTAGCTGGTTCCGCTTATAAGAACAAAGGTGTTCAAATGTTATTGGATGCCGTATTGGATTACTTACCATCTCCATTGGATATTCATCCATACGAAGCTAAGGATCCTGAAACCAACAAGATTGTTGAATTAAAGGCTAATGATAAGAAACCATTTGCCGCCTTAGCATTTAAGATCGCTACTGATCCATTCGTTGGTCGTTTAACTTATATCCGTGTATACCAAGGTACTTTACCAGCCGGATCTTATATCTTAAACGCAACCAAGAACAAGCGTGAACGTGCTAGTCGTTTACTTCAGATGCACGCTAACCAGCGTCATGAAATTCCTGAAGTCTTCTCTGGTGATATCGCCGCTGTTATCGGTTTAAAGAATACTGGTACCGGTGATTCATTAACTGCTCAGGATCATCCATTACACTTAGAATCCATGGACTTCCCTGACCCAGTTATCAGTGTATCCGTTGGTCCTAAGACTAAAGCTGATCAAGGTAAAATGGATAACGCTTTACAAAAGTTATCTGAAGAAGATCCTACCTTTAAGACTCATACTGATCAGGAAACTGGTCAGACCATTATTTCTGGTATGGGTGAATTACACTTAACCATTATTATTGAACGTATGCGTCGTGAATTCCACGTACAATGCCGTGTTGGTAAGCCACAGGTTGCTTATCGTGAAGAATTCACCAAGCCTACTAAAGCTAATGGTAAATTTATCCGCCAGAATGGTGGTAAAGGTCAGTATGGTGATGTTTGGGTTGAATTCACACCTACTAAACCTGGTGAAGGTTACAAGTTCGAAGATGCCATTGTCGGTGGTGTTGTTCCGCGTGAATTCATTCCATCCGTTTCCAAAGGTATTCAGGGTGCCATGAAGAATGGTGTTCTTGCCGGTTACCCATTAATTGACTTAAAGGCTAAGTTATACGATGGTAGTTATCATCCAGTTGATTCAAGCCAGGCTTCATTTGAAACCGCTGGTGCCTTAGCATTGAAAGAAGCTGCTAAGACTGCTCATCCAGTTATCCTTGAACCAATTATGAAGACTGATGTCGTAATTCCTAAGGAATTCATGGGTGATGTCATGGGTGAAATTACCGCTCGTCGTGGTAAGATCCGTGGTATGGCTGAAAAGAACAAAGCCGAAACCTTACATTGCTTCACTCCATTAAGTGAAATGTTTGGTTATGCCACTAATTTACGATCTGCTACCAAAGGCCGTGGTACATTTACTATGACGTTTGATCACTATGCTCCAGTTCCGAAGAGTCTTCAAAAGAAGATTATCGAAAAGAACGGTGGCTCAACTGAATCTTCTAAAAATTAA
- the rplV gene encoding 50S ribosomal protein L22, translated as MAAQVTSAKATARTVRISARKVRLVMDLIRGKSVAEATAILKFTPRSASPILSKVLKSAVANAENNFDLDREDLYVSKAICNEGPTLKRFRPRAKGSASPINKRTSHITIIVSEK; from the coding sequence ATGGCTGCACAAGTTACTTCAGCAAAAGCTACTGCTAGAACTGTTCGAATTTCGGCCCGCAAAGTTCGCCTTGTTATGGATCTTATCAGAGGTAAGAGCGTTGCCGAAGCTACTGCTATTTTGAAGTTCACTCCACGTAGTGCTTCTCCAATTTTAAGTAAAGTACTTAAATCAGCAGTTGCTAATGCTGAAAATAATTTTGATTTAGATCGTGAAGATTTGTACGTAAGCAAAGCCATTTGTAACGAAGGGCCAACGTTAAAGCGTTTCCGTCCACGTGCTAAAGGTTCTGCTTCTCCGATTAACAAACGTACTAGTCACATTACGATTATCGTTTCTGAAAAGTAG
- the rpsG gene encoding 30S ribosomal protein S7: protein MPRKGPVQPRTFLPDPIYKSKLVTRLINHLMIDGKRGTASKILYNAFKLIKKQTHHDPVKVFQAAMKNVMPVLEVRARRVGGANYQVPIEVRPTRRVTLGLRWIVNYARLRGEHTMTEHLAREIIDASNNTGASVKKREDVHRMAEANRAFAHYRW from the coding sequence ATGCCAAGAAAAGGTCCAGTACAACCACGTACTTTCTTACCAGACCCAATTTACAAGTCTAAGTTGGTTACTCGTTTAATCAACCACTTAATGATCGATGGTAAGCGAGGCACTGCATCAAAGATTTTATACAATGCTTTTAAATTAATTAAAAAACAGACTCATCATGACCCAGTTAAGGTATTTCAGGCTGCTATGAAGAATGTTATGCCTGTATTAGAAGTTCGTGCTCGTCGTGTTGGTGGTGCTAACTACCAAGTTCCGATCGAAGTTCGTCCTACTCGCCGAGTAACGTTAGGCTTACGTTGGATTGTTAACTACGCACGTTTACGTGGTGAACATACCATGACCGAACATTTAGCTCGTGAAATTATCGATGCTTCTAACAATACTGGTGCTTCAGTTAAGAAACGTGAAGATGTACACCGTATGGCTGAAGCTAACCGTGCATTTGCTCATTACCGCTGGTAA
- a CDS encoding prepilin peptidase produces the protein MINFFKFIVGTVIGSFISLSSIRSYRHESIIFPASHCDHCNHKLRPWELIPIVSFILLRGKCHQCHRPIGFLTLIGELTGGLIFLFNPLTLNGLLEIIFELLFLFIAECDYSYYTIPTWSLISMLTLTILQLITNGKLDVLTFAIILIIYALISLLNHYLKFIGNGDVDLMFLLFLKTDVTTIIYIIAISSFSAIFKYVIHHKHKLIPYAPYLGFAYLLLRSIKK, from the coding sequence ATGATCAACTTTTTTAAATTCATTGTGGGAACCGTCATTGGCTCTTTTATTTCATTATCAAGTATCAGGTCATATCGTCACGAATCCATTATTTTTCCAGCATCCCACTGTGATCACTGCAATCATAAACTCAGACCTTGGGAATTAATTCCAATCGTTAGTTTTATCCTTCTTCGAGGCAAGTGCCATCAATGTCATCGACCGATTGGCTTTCTAACGTTAATTGGTGAATTGACTGGTGGCTTAATATTTTTGTTTAACCCGCTCACTCTTAACGGACTTTTAGAAATTATTTTTGAATTATTATTTCTATTCATTGCCGAATGTGACTACAGTTACTACACCATCCCAACTTGGTCGTTAATATCAATGTTAACGTTAACTATTTTGCAATTAATTACTAACGGTAAATTAGATGTCCTAACTTTTGCAATTATTCTCATTATTTATGCATTAATTTCACTACTAAATCATTATCTTAAATTTATCGGAAACGGTGACGTTGACCTAATGTTTTTACTGTTCCTTAAAACCGATGTCACCACAATTATTTATATCATTGCGATATCATCTTTCAGCGCCATCTTTAAATACGTAATTCATCACAAGCATAAACTAATTCCTTACGCACCCTACCTAGGATTCGCATACCTACTACTTCGGAGTATAAAAAAATAG
- the rplC gene encoding 50S ribosomal protein L3, giving the protein MARKGILGRKVGMTQVFGKNGELIPVTVVDVTPNVVLQKKTKENDGYNAVQLGYADKRKVLSNKPEQGHVAKAKTAPKRFIREIRNADLGKLKVADKVSADIFKKGDVVDVTGITKGHGYQGVIKKDNQHRGPEAHGSRYHRRPGSLGPIINRVVKGMKLPGRMGNNRVTMQHLTVIDADVKDNALVISGSVPGANKSFLMIRSTARK; this is encoded by the coding sequence ATGGCCAGAAAAGGAATTTTAGGTAGAAAAGTTGGTATGACCCAAGTATTTGGCAAGAATGGCGAATTAATTCCAGTAACCGTTGTTGATGTCACACCAAACGTTGTTCTACAGAAGAAAACCAAAGAAAATGATGGTTACAATGCCGTCCAGTTAGGTTATGCCGATAAACGAAAAGTTTTAAGCAATAAACCTGAACAAGGTCATGTAGCAAAAGCTAAAACTGCTCCTAAGCGTTTTATTCGAGAAATTCGTAATGCTGACTTAGGAAAGTTAAAAGTTGCTGATAAAGTATCTGCTGATATCTTTAAAAAGGGTGACGTTGTTGATGTCACCGGTATTACTAAAGGTCACGGATACCAGGGTGTTATTAAGAAAGATAACCAGCACCGTGGCCCAGAAGCTCATGGTTCTCGTTACCACCGTCGTCCAGGTTCTTTAGGCCCGATTATTAACCGTGTTGTTAAAGGTATGAAATTACCTGGCCGTATGGGTAATAATCGTGTGACTATGCAGCATTTAACTGTTATTGATGCCGACGTTAAAGATAACGCCTTAGTAATCAGTGGTAGTGTTCCAGGTGCTAACAAGTCATTCTTAATGATTCGTTCTACAGCTCGAAAGTAA
- the rpsL gene encoding 30S ribosomal protein S12 — MPTINQLVRKGRKSKSSKSKSPALNWGYNSYKKERVYVPSPQKRGVATRVGTMTPKKPNSALRKYARVRLTNLMEVTAYIPGIGHNLQEHSVVLLRGGRVKDLPGVRYHIIRGALDTAGVQNRRQGRSKYGTKKPKAKK, encoded by the coding sequence ATGCCAACAATTAATCAATTGGTCCGTAAAGGTCGTAAATCTAAAAGTTCTAAATCAAAGTCCCCTGCATTAAACTGGGGTTATAACAGTTACAAGAAGGAAAGAGTTTATGTTCCTTCTCCACAGAAGCGTGGCGTTGCTACCCGTGTTGGTACGATGACTCCAAAGAAGCCTAATTCCGCATTACGTAAGTACGCCCGTGTTCGTTTAACTAACTTAATGGAAGTTACTGCCTACATTCCTGGAATTGGTCATAACCTTCAAGAACATAGTGTGGTATTACTTCGTGGTGGTCGTGTAAAAGATCTACCTGGAGTACGTTACCATATCATTCGTGGTGCTTTAGATACTGCTGGTGTCCAGAACCGTCGTCAAGGCCGTTCTAAGTATGGTACCAAGAAGCCTAAGGCTAAGAAGTAA
- the rpsJ gene encoding 30S ribosomal protein S10, protein MAKQKIRIRLKAYEHRILDQSAAKIVATAQRTGASISGPIPLPTDRTIYTVLASPHKFKKSREQFEMLTHKRLIDILDPTPKTVDSLMKLDLPSGIDIEIKL, encoded by the coding sequence ATGGCAAAACAAAAGATTCGGATTCGTTTGAAAGCATATGAACATCGTATTTTAGATCAATCAGCTGCTAAGATCGTTGCTACAGCACAACGTACTGGCGCTAGTATCTCTGGCCCAATTCCGTTACCAACTGATCGTACGATCTATACGGTTCTTGCTTCACCGCATAAGTTCAAGAAGTCTCGTGAACAGTTTGAAATGTTAACTCATAAACGTTTGATTGATATTTTAGACCCAACCCCAAAGACTGTTGATTCTTTAATGAAGTTGGACTTACCAAGCGGTATTGATATTGAAATTAAATTATAG